In Crassostrea angulata isolate pt1a10 chromosome 4, ASM2561291v2, whole genome shotgun sequence, one genomic interval encodes:
- the LOC128180700 gene encoding uncharacterized protein LOC128180700 — translation MDEEFDSGYHSFRDNASISSSGPISPNSTAIEQLQQKYFEESRMKKNVLTLMIRCVYESIMDSCSKPCDVLEARNVSSAEIVSSAVKIKPTKHQCHVCGETYRETITLLPTPASGLTNVPSAARPLPRSPLCARTSGFTLARNRTSAEPALVHLRTTPPA, via the coding sequence ATGGATGAGGAGTTTGACAGTGGATACCACAGCTTTAGGGACAATGCCTCCATCAGTTCCAGTGGCCCCATTTCCCCTAACTCCACTGCTATTGAACAACTGCAACAGAAGTATTTTGAGGAATCCCGAATGAAAAAGAATGTTCTAACTTTGATGATCCGGTGTGTGTATGAGTCCATCATGGATAGTTGTTCAAAACCCTGTGACGTTTTAGAGGccaggaacgtgtcgtctgctGAAATTGTGTCATCTGCTGTCAAGATTAAACCCACCAAACACCAGTGTCATGTGTGCGGGGAGACTTACAGAGAAACTATCACATTGCTACCCACACCGGCATCCGGCCTCACAAATGTTCCATCTGCGGCAAGGCCTTTACCCAGAAGTCCACTCTGCGCACGTACTTCCGGATTCACACTGGCGAGAAACCGTACAAGTGCCGAACCTGCACTCGTGCATTTGCGGACTACTCCACCTGCATGA